In Anaerolineae bacterium, one DNA window encodes the following:
- a CDS encoding LysM peptidoglycan-binding domain-containing protein, whose translation MPAEVIEGLVEFTGDQAMIDLDDMTYAPDTFLETVSDYASAEAVGSALETLLNTFSLGEAWNSYLDEVEENAEERHDQKILDALENDEPVYSASKVQELIDEARAEVRAEAEAEIEKIKAEAEQEVKNAYQDGLNDGLDIAERLTPIEPVEDHYYVQSGDTLWEIAEREYGDGSKWPAIYEENKEIIGNNPNIIHPGQDLVIPPEDTVANFTLTPPPAAPVETDTGPETGLDTGEIEQQFETLKGDIADLQHNHPYNLEGRDVYGDNAALLDRKAALFDQLEALDRDISYHNHDLTPEVYDDFAARYEALDREYQEVGLEVYKNQVEALPPPPQISEVQQHILTENITAIERALESGDTTALPELLDQAWRDYDDIQASRAA comes from the coding sequence ATGCCTGCCGAAGTCATCGAAGGGTTGGTGGAGTTTACCGGCGACCAGGCCATGATTGACCTGGACGATATGACCTACGCGCCCGATACCTTTTTAGAAACAGTATCAGATTATGCCAGCGCCGAAGCGGTCGGCTCGGCGCTGGAAACACTCCTTAATACGTTCAGCCTGGGCGAGGCCTGGAATAGCTACCTGGATGAAGTGGAGGAAAATGCCGAAGAACGGCATGACCAGAAAATATTGGACGCCCTGGAAAATGATGAGCCTGTTTATAGCGCCAGTAAGGTTCAAGAGCTGATTGATGAAGCCAGGGCCGAAGTTCGCGCCGAAGCCGAAGCAGAGATAGAAAAAATCAAGGCCGAAGCGGAACAAGAGGTTAAAAACGCCTACCAGGACGGCCTGAATGATGGCCTGGATATAGCCGAGCGCTTAACCCCCATTGAGCCGGTTGAAGACCACTACTATGTTCAATCCGGCGATACGCTGTGGGAAATTGCCGAGCGTGAATACGGCGACGGTAGCAAATGGCCGGCCATTTATGAGGAAAACAAGGAAATTATTGGCAACAACCCCAATATCATTCATCCCGGCCAGGACCTGGTTATTCCGCCAGAGGATACCGTGGCCAACTTTACCCTCACGCCTCCTCCCGCCGCTCCGGTTGAAACAGATACCGGGCCCGAAACGGGTTTGGACACGGGCGAGATTGAACAACAGTTTGAAACACTTAAAGGCGATATTGCCGATCTCCAACATAATCATCCCTACAACCTTGAAGGGCGAGATGTATACGGCGACAACGCAGCGCTGCTAGACAGAAAAGCGGCCCTGTTTGATCAGCTTGAGGCTTTAGACCGCGACATCAGTTACCATAATCACGATTTGACCCCGGAAGTTTATGATGATTTTGCCGCCAGATACGAAGCGCTTGACCGCGAATACCAGGAAGTTGGTTTAGAGGTCTATAAAAATCAGGTGGAAGCGCTGCCCCCACCACCTCAGATCAGTGAGGTCCAGCAGCATATATTAACCGAAAATATTACGGCTATTGAGCGCGCCCTGGAAAGCGGTGATACAACCGCCTTGCCTGAACTGCTGGATCAGGCCTGGCGAGACTATGATGACATTCAAGCCAGTCGGGCTGCTTAG
- a CDS encoding FHA domain-containing protein gives MKTQQPVLVIQKTGETFHLGLKPVSIGRGSDNAIILTDDKKISRQHVVISLKGHNYVLEDMSANGTFVNGQRVAGLQTLHDKDVLRVGDTEFMALLPPPPAMIEDKGEEATSLLANDSPDEDHTILTTQPSLSPSIPPPPAITLPIDEPDDEPPSPSSPTTPKKSGGIKIFIAVGLVIVLLACGGAAFLVLLGSVFSNATSNVRAMPTVDVPPKTPEPKKTPTPASTKPVEIEFFSYTHPSGAFTVKIPTHFEYNEFATETQFMAEDAFIGLEFADAETGFELDPGQVEDVILQTLDDFVKDGLFLAYEAVEVSPKDNNFVVTFSYTEETGRGIGNVLLLPQEKTLYVLFFLTSEP, from the coding sequence ATGAAAACTCAACAACCGGTGTTGGTGATACAAAAGACAGGCGAAACATTTCACCTGGGCCTTAAGCCGGTATCCATTGGCCGCGGCTCCGACAACGCCATCATCCTGACTGATGACAAAAAAATATCCCGTCAACACGTTGTGATCTCTTTAAAGGGGCACAACTACGTGCTTGAAGATATGAGCGCCAATGGCACCTTTGTCAACGGTCAACGTGTCGCCGGCTTACAGACCCTACATGATAAAGATGTTCTGCGAGTGGGCGACACCGAGTTTATGGCTCTGCTACCTCCTCCCCCGGCGATGATAGAGGATAAGGGAGAGGAGGCCACGAGCCTGTTGGCAAACGACTCGCCGGATGAAGACCACACTATTTTAACCACGCAGCCATCACTATCACCATCCATTCCCCCTCCCCCGGCGATAACGCTTCCGATTGATGAACCGGATGATGAACCTCCATCACCTTCGTCCCCGACCACGCCAAAAAAGTCTGGCGGTATCAAAATTTTTATTGCCGTGGGCCTGGTGATTGTTCTGCTGGCCTGTGGGGGAGCAGCGTTCTTGGTTTTGCTGGGTTCCGTTTTTAGCAATGCTACTTCCAACGTCCGGGCTATGCCGACCGTTGATGTACCCCCAAAAACGCCGGAACCAAAGAAAACGCCAACACCCGCCTCAACAAAACCGGTGGAAATAGAGTTTTTTAGCTACACCCATCCTTCCGGCGCCTTTACGGTAAAGATACCAACTCACTTTGAATATAATGAATTTGCTACCGAAACCCAATTTATGGCTGAAGATGCCTTTATTGGCCTTGAATTTGCCGATGCTGAAACTGGCTTTGAACTTGACCCAGGTCAAGTGGAAGATGTGATTTTGCAAACCTTGGATGATTTTGTAAAAGATGGCCTGTTTTTGGCTTATGAAGCCGTAGAGGTCTCCCCAAAAGACAACAATTTTGTCGTCACTTTTTCCTATACCGAGGAAACAGGCCGTGGGATCGGCAACGTGCTCCTCCTGCCCCAAGAAAAAACACTTTATGTCTTGTTTTTTTTGACCTCTGAGCC